From Virgibacillus natechei, the proteins below share one genomic window:
- the mutM gene encoding DNA-formamidopyrimidine glycosylase — protein sequence MPELPEVETIKETLNQLIRNKTVKEVAVYWPNIIKEPDDAEHFKMLLAGQTIQDITRKGKFLLFQLDDYVLVSHLRMEGKYSVHNVADPLKKHTHVTFTFTDDEELRYNDVRKFGTMHLHKKGDEMRNKPLNKLGPDPFDQAFTFDYFSERLKKTDRVIKSALLDQSIVAGLGNIYVDETLYKSNIHPLNQSSKLTPKEIKAIQDQTIETLAEAVEKGGTTIRSYVDVQGDMGMFQQELFVYGQENQACKKCGSMIIKMKVGGRGTHVCNTCQKN from the coding sequence ATGCCAGAATTACCAGAGGTAGAAACAATAAAAGAAACATTAAACCAATTAATTAGAAATAAAACAGTTAAAGAAGTGGCGGTATATTGGCCCAATATCATAAAGGAACCAGATGACGCGGAGCATTTTAAGATGTTACTAGCAGGACAAACCATTCAGGATATAACCCGAAAAGGAAAGTTCTTATTGTTTCAATTAGATGATTACGTACTTGTTTCGCACCTTCGCATGGAAGGAAAGTATAGTGTTCATAACGTAGCTGACCCGTTGAAAAAACATACACATGTTACGTTTACATTCACGGATGATGAGGAGCTTCGTTACAATGATGTGCGTAAATTCGGTACCATGCACCTCCATAAAAAAGGGGACGAAATGCGTAACAAACCATTAAATAAGCTTGGTCCAGACCCGTTTGATCAAGCATTCACCTTTGATTATTTTTCGGAAAGACTTAAGAAAACGGATCGTGTAATTAAATCGGCGTTGTTGGATCAATCGATTGTAGCTGGGTTAGGTAACATTTATGTTGATGAAACATTATATAAATCAAATATCCATCCATTAAACCAATCAAGTAAATTAACGCCAAAAGAGATCAAAGCAATTCAGGATCAGACGATAGAAACACTGGCTGAAGCGGTAGAAAAGGGCGGTACTACTATTCGTTCCTATGTAGATGTACAAGGGGATATGGGGATGTTCCAGCAAGAATTGTTTGTTTATGGACAAGAGAATCAAGCATGTAAAAAATGTGGAAGTATGATTATCAAAATGAAGGTTGGCGGTCGTGGTACACATGTGTGCAATACCTGCCAAAAAAATTAA
- the coaE gene encoding dephospho-CoA kinase (Dephospho-CoA kinase (CoaE) performs the final step in coenzyme A biosynthesis.) produces the protein MTLIIGLTGSIATGKSTVSSMFDDFNIPVVDADKISRDVVRPGEKAYDKIVEAFGHEILQDDKTLDREKLGSIIFADEKKRKQLNRIVHPAVREEMLEQRDAYVKSGAACVVLDIPLLFESQLPHFVDKTLVVYVDEEVQLNRLMKRDGYTEEEANQRIQSQIPIKEKAKKADAFIDNNGTKQESYKQLEELLKEWETV, from the coding sequence ATGACGCTAATAATCGGATTAACAGGTAGTATTGCAACTGGAAAAAGTACTGTTTCCTCCATGTTCGATGATTTTAATATACCAGTAGTTGATGCAGATAAAATCTCAAGAGATGTTGTTCGGCCTGGGGAAAAAGCATATGACAAAATTGTTGAGGCGTTTGGCCACGAGATCTTGCAAGATGATAAAACATTGGATCGTGAAAAGCTAGGTTCAATCATATTTGCTGATGAAAAAAAACGCAAACAACTTAACCGTATTGTGCATCCAGCAGTTAGAGAAGAAATGCTTGAGCAAAGAGATGCATATGTGAAATCAGGAGCTGCATGTGTTGTTTTAGATATCCCTTTATTATTCGAAAGTCAATTACCTCATTTTGTTGATAAAACCTTAGTTGTTTATGTTGATGAAGAAGTGCAATTAAATCGCTTGATGAAACGAGATGGTTATACAGAGGAAGAAGCAAACCAGCGCATTCAATCCCAAATACCCATTAAAGAAAAAGCGAAAAAAGCAGATGCATTTATCGATAATAACGGTACTAAACAGGAATCTTATAAACAGCTGGAGGAATTATTAAAAGAATGGGAAACAGTTTAG
- a CDS encoding glyceraldehyde-3-phosphate dehydrogenase gives MNKTRVAINGFGRIGRMVFRQAITDDNLEVVAINASHPPETLAHLIKYDSVHGIFTKEVKAFDNELAINDKKVMIVNSREPEKLPWKQLDIDIVIEATGKFKTKETAGLHIQAGAKKVIITAPGKQVDNTIVVGVNEETYHPEKDDVISNASCTTNCLAPVMKVLDDNFKVTSGMMTTVHAITNDQNNLDNPHKDLRRARGCTQSIIPTSTGAAKAIGEVMPHLDGKLHGAALRVPTTNVSLIDLVVDVEDYVTVDSINQAFKQASENELKGIVQYSDAPLVSIDYTTTDYSAIVDGLSTIVMEDNKVKVLAWYDNEWGYSKRIVDLSTYIGSYIHQKVKIS, from the coding sequence ATGAATAAAACCCGCGTTGCTATTAATGGATTTGGTCGTATTGGGCGAATGGTATTTCGTCAGGCAATTACGGATGATAATTTAGAGGTTGTTGCGATTAATGCAAGCCATCCTCCAGAAACCCTTGCCCATTTAATTAAATATGATAGTGTGCATGGAATTTTTACCAAAGAAGTGAAAGCGTTTGATAACGAACTGGCAATCAATGATAAAAAGGTTATGATCGTAAATTCGCGTGAACCGGAAAAGCTTCCGTGGAAACAGCTAGATATCGATATCGTAATTGAAGCGACAGGCAAATTTAAAACAAAAGAAACTGCTGGCTTACACATCCAGGCAGGTGCCAAAAAAGTCATTATTACAGCACCAGGTAAACAGGTTGACAACACAATTGTTGTAGGTGTTAACGAGGAAACGTATCACCCAGAAAAAGATGACGTGATTTCTAATGCCTCCTGTACAACGAATTGTTTAGCACCAGTAATGAAAGTTTTGGATGATAATTTTAAAGTAACAAGTGGTATGATGACGACAGTCCATGCTATTACAAATGACCAAAATAATTTAGATAATCCACACAAGGATCTACGTCGTGCTCGCGGATGCACGCAATCTATTATTCCAACATCTACAGGTGCGGCAAAAGCAATTGGTGAGGTAATGCCACATTTGGATGGAAAATTACACGGAGCGGCATTAAGAGTACCAACCACAAATGTTTCGTTAATAGATTTAGTAGTCGATGTAGAAGATTATGTAACGGTTGACTCCATTAATCAGGCATTTAAACAGGCATCTGAAAATGAGTTAAAAGGTATTGTTCAATACAGTGATGCCCCGCTAGTATCTATTGATTATACAACAACCGATTATTCAGCGATTGTCGATGGCTTATCGACAATTGTTATGGAAGATAATAAAGTAAAAGTTTTAGCTTGGTATGATAATGAATGGGGTTATTCGAAACGTATCGTGGACTTATCAACGTATATTGGAAGTTACATTCACCAAAAAGTCAAAATTTCATAA